CGTGTCGAAGATCCTCGAGTAAGCTCGGGCTCCGCAAGAGCCTCTGGCGGGTGCGGCCGTCGGTTTGGCACGCCAAAGCGACGAGACGCCCGCCGGTCGGGAACAAGGAAGGGCATCCCAAACGGGGTGCCCTTTTTTGCCATGTCGGCCGATGCCGGCGACCTCCGTGCAGTGAGAGCCGAGGGTCAGGATCGGCAGGCCCCGCCCCGCCGGGGCCTCTTTTCTTTGTCTCCGACCGCGATTCCCGCTTGCAAAGGACGTGACCCTTTCGTATCTCAACGCACGGCCTTAGGGGTATAGCTCAGCTGGTAGAGCGACGGTCTCCAAAACCGTAGGTCGCGGGTTCGAGCCCTGCTGCCCCTGCCATTCCTCCCGCCGCCACGACGACAGCGCGCTCCGGGCGCGGCACCGTCGCGAGGGTTGAAATCGGCACGGTCCTGGCGTACATGCGCCGAAACCTTGAGAGTGCAGGACGAGACCATGGCCAAGACCAACCCGCTTCAGTTCATCCAGCAGACCCGCTCGGAGATCTCGAAGATCGTCTGGCCCACCCGTCGCGAGGTGATGCTGACGACGATCATGGTCTTCATCATGTCGGCGCTGACGGCGACCTTCTTCTTCCTCGTGGATCTCGCGATCCGCACCGGCCTCACCGGATTTCTGAACCTGTTCGGCTGAGCAGGCCACGCCGGACGGCGGTCTCGCGAAAGGAGACCGCGATGCCCGGAGTCTTCGACACGATCACCGACCCGCTGTGCCGCGTTGCAGGGCCGCGAAGATCTTCTTCGTCGCCACCGTGGTGGAACCACGGAGGGGGAGCGCCCGGTGCCGGCTCACCGGTCCGGAGGCGCCGGGCGGGGGCCGAAAGGGTTGAACTTGCGGCGGCGAGCGTATAGAGCGGGCGCACTCTTTCGGACCGGGCGTGCAGCGATTCGCGTTGCGCGCCGCTTTATTGTTCCGGCGAGAGCGTGAAGATTAACGACATCCGGCGCCCTGCCGGAGAGATGAAAAGGCAAAGGCACCATGGCGAAGCGTTGGTATTCGGTGAGCGTTCTCTCGAATTTCGAGAAAAAAGTCGCCGAAGCGATCAAGACGGCTGTGGCGGAAAAGGGCCTTGAGGATCAGATCGAAGAGGTCCTGGTGCCGACCGAGGAGGTCATCGAGGTGCGCCGGGGCAAGAAGGTGACGACCGAGCGTCGCTTCATGCCGGGCTATGTGCTCGTGCGCATGGAGATGACCGACGAGGGCTATCACCTGATCAACTCGATCAACCGGGTGACCGGCTTCCTCGGTTCCTTCGGCAAGCCGATGCCGATGCGCGACAGCGAGGTTGAGGCGATCCTCGGCCGCGTCGAGGAGGGCGCGGAGGCGCCGCGTTCGACCATCACCTTCGAGGTGGGCGAGCAGGTTTCCGTCTCCGAAGGGGCCTTCGAGGGGTTCGACGGCATGGTGGAAGAGGTCGACGAGGCCAACCAGCGCCTCAAGGTCTCCGTCTCGATCTTCGGCCGGGCGACGCCGGTCGAGCTGGAATTCACTCAGGTCAACAAGCGGGCCTGAGGAACGCGCGCGCCGGCTGGCGCGCGAGCCCCGTCGGGGCATGAGCCGTGGGAGGCGAGGGCGACGCGTTGTCCGGACCAGACCACACAACATGAGACCCTGTGAAACGCGTTTCGCAGGGGTTGGAAAGGAAAAGGCCAATGGCTAAGAAACTCGCAGGCACGATGAAGCTGCAAGTGCCCGCCGGTCAGGCGAACCCGTCCCCGCCCGTGGGGCCGGCGCTGGGTCAGCGCGGCATCAACATCATGGAATTCTGCAAGGCGTTCAACGCCAAGACGCAGGACATGGAGCCCGGTGCGCCGTGCCCGACCGTGATCACCTACTACTCCGACAAATCCTTCTCGATGGACATCAAGACGCCGCCGGCGTCGTTCTATCTCAAGAAGGCCGCCGGTCTGAAGCCGGTGGGCAAGCGCAACCGTCCCAAGGGGGCTGCGCTGCCGGGCCGCGAGACCATCGCGACTGTGACCGTCGCGCAGGTGCGCGAGATCGCCGAAGCGAAGATGAAGGATCTGAACGCGAACGACGTCGAGGGCGCGATGCAGATCATCCTCGGCTCCGCGAAATCCATGGGCATCGAGGTGAAGTGATGGCGAAACTTGGCAAACGTACCCGCGCGGCTCGCGAAGCCTTCGTCGGCAAGGAAAACCTCAGCGTCGAGGACGCGCTCGACCTGATCAAGGCGAACGCCACCGCGAAATTCGATGAAACCGTTGAAATCGCGCTGAACCTCGGTGTCGATCCCCGTCACGCCGACCAGATGGTTCGCGGCGTCGTCACCCTGCCCAACGGCACCGGCAAGACCGTCCGCGTCGCTGTCTTCGCCCGTGGCGCGAAGGCTGACGAAGCGCAGGCCGCCGGTGCGGATATCGTCGGTGCCGAAGACCTGATGGAAACGATCCAGGGCGGCACGATCGAGTTCGACCGCTGCATTGCGACCCCGGACATGATGCCGATCGTCGGCCGTCTCGGCAAGATCCTTGGCCCGCGCAACCTGATGCCGAACCCGAAGGTCGGCACCGTGACGATGGACATCAAGGCCGCTGTCGAAGCCGCCAAGGGCGGTGAGGTGCAGTTCAAGGCCGAGAAGGCCGGCGTCGTGCACAGCGGCGTGGGCAAGGCGTCTTTCTCCGCCGAGCAACTGGCGCAGAACATCCGCGCCTTTGTCGATGCCGTCCAGAAGGCGAAGCCGACGGGCGCGAAGGGCACCTACATGAAGAAGGTCTCCCTGTCCTCGACGATGGGTCCGGGCGTGTCCGTCTCGGTGGACTCCGCGACCGGCAACTGATCCGCGCGATCGGCTCCGACACTTTTGAAGGGCGCTCCTCCGGGGGCGCCTTCGCCTTTTCGCCGACTTGACGCTCGTCGTCGATCCGGTATTCTCACGAACGGGCGATCTGCGGGAGGTTTCTGTCGCTCCCATCTTGCCCCGCCCGGCAAACCCCGTTAAACGCAACGAGGCAAACAAGCGTGCGATTCGTCGTGCGCTGATTTGCATTTCGTCCGAGACGGTGGGTGCGGGGGATCTGCCTCGCATAATTCCTGCCCGAGACGGGAAAGACGGCAAGTTTCTCCGGGGTGATCCTCGGGCGACTTTGGCGCGGCCCCGTAACCGGACTTCGAGCCGAGGCCTGCAAGGCCGAGGTAGAATTGAGCCGGGAGGGGCAACCCTCCCATACTTGGAGTAAAACTGTGGATAGAGCACAAAAAGAAAAGGTGATCGAGGAACTCGGTCAGATCTTTGAAAGCTCTGGCGTGGTCGTCGTTGCACACTACGCAGGTCTTACGGTTGCTGAAATGCAGGATCTGCGGGCGCGCATGCGCTCTGCCGGTGGTGCAGTTCGCGTTGCCAAGAACCGGCTCGCCAAAATCGCCCTTGAGGGAACGCCGAACCAACCGATCAGCGATCTTCTCAACGGCATGACCGTTCTCGCCTATTCCGAAGACCCTGTCGCTGCTGCGAAAGTGGTCGTGGATTACGCCAAAGACAACGAGAAACTACAGATTCTCGGTGGCGCAATGGGCGGTGAAGGTCTCGACGTCACAGGTGTTGAGCGTGTTTCCAAGATGCCCTCCCGCGAAGAGCTCCTGGCTCAGATCGCGAGCTGCATCGGCGCACCCGCTTCCAACATCGCCGGCGCGATTGGCGCACCCGCTTCGAACATCGCGGGCATCCTTTCCACGATCGAGGAAAAGGCTGCCTGAGCATCCAAATGCACCTGCGTGGGTTGAAATGGCTCATGTTGGAACACACTTAAACGAACGGAAACAGTACAATGGCTGATCTGAAAAAACTCGCTGAAGAGATCGTTGGTCTCACCCTTCTCGAAGCCCAAGAGCTGAAAGAAATCCTCAAAGAAGAATACGGCATCGAGCCCGCCGCCGGCGGCGCCGTGATGGTGGCCGGCCCGGCCGGCGATGCCGGCGCGGCCGCTGCCGAAGAGAAAACCGAATTCGACGTCGTCCTGAAGGACGCCGGCGCTTCGAAAATCAACGTGATCAAGGAAGTCCGCGGCATCACCGGCCTGGGCCTCAAGGAAGCCAAAGAGCTCGTCGAAGCCGGCGGCAAGATCAAGGAAGGCGCTTCGAAAGAAGAAGCCGAAGAGATCAAGGGCAAACTCGAAGCCGCTGGCGCGACTGTCGAGCTGGCCTGAGGCCTCCGGCCTCCGGGCCAACCCACATGTCAGGCTGGACCCGATTTTTCGGGTCCAGCCGAACCTGTCTTAGGGCAGGCAAACATCCGGACCTGTCTTGGAAAGCTCCCGCCGCCCGGTGCGGGCGGGGGTTTCCCAAGGAGAGGTCGCAGCGGTCGGGAGCCCCCTTTTGGGCAGGGGGCAGGAATAGACCGCGACCCTCTGTTTCGTCAGGGCACATCTCCCGGCACCCAACGGGGCGTGTGGCTCGCGAAAAAGTGAAAAGGTATAGACGCGTATGGCATCGTCCTTCCTTGGCCAGAAACGGCTCCGCAAATACTACGGCAAAATTCGCGAAGTTCTCGAAATGCCGAACCTCATCGAGGTTCAGAAATCCTCCTACGACCTGTTCCTGAAATCCGGCGACGCCTCCGAACCGCAAGACGGCGAAGGCATCAAGGGCGTGTTCCAGTCGGTCTTCCCGATCAAGGATTTCAACGAGACCGCCGTGCTCGAATTCGTGAAATACGAGCTCGAGGCGCCGAAATACGACGTCGAGGAATGCCAGCAGCGCGACATGACCTATTCGGCTCCGCTGAAGGTCACGCTGCGTCTCATCGTGTTCGATGTGGACGAGGACACCGGCGCGAAATCCGTGAAGGACATCAAGGAACAGGACGTGTTCATGGGCGACATGCCCCTGATGACGCCGAACGGCACGTTCATCGTGAACGGCACCGAACGCGTGATCGTCTCCCAGATGCACCGCTCTCCGGGCGTGTTCTTCGATCATGACAAGGGCAAGACCCATTCCTCGGGCAAGCTGCTCTTTGCCTGCCGGATCATCCCCTACCGCGGCTCCTGGCTCGATTTCGAATTCGACGCCAAGGACATCGTCTACGCGCGCATCGACCGTCGCCGCAAGCTGCCGGTGACGACGCTGCTCTACGCGCTCGGCCTCGACCAGGAGGCGATCTGCGATGCCTATTACGACACCGTCGATTACAAGCTCGAGAAGAACAAGGGGTGGGTGACCCGCTTCTTCCCCGAGCGCGTGCGCGGCACCCGTCCGACCTATGACCTCGTCGATGCGGCCACGGGCGAAGTGATCTGCAAGGCGGGCGACAAGATGACCCCGCGCGCGGTCAAGAAGATCCTCGACGAAGGATCGGTGACCGAGCTTCTCGTGCCCTTCGACCGGATCGTGGGCAAGTTCGTCGCGAAAGACATCATCAACGAGGAAAACGGCGCGATCTATGTCGAGGCGGGCGACGAGCTCACCTATGAGATGGACAAGGACGGCACCGTCGTCGGCGGCACGCTCAAGACGTTGCTCGACAACGGGATCACCGAGATCCCGGTCCTCGACATCGACGGCGTGAATGTCGGCGCCTACATCCGCAACACGATGGAAAGCGACAAGAACTGGAACCGCGAGACCGCGCTGATGGACATCTATCGCGTGATGCGTCCGGGCGAGCCGCCGACCGTCGAGGCGGCTTCCACGCTGTTCGACAGCCTGTTCTTCGACAGCGAGCGCTACGACCTGTC
The nucleotide sequence above comes from Celeribacter indicus. Encoded proteins:
- the rplJ gene encoding 50S ribosomal protein L10, yielding MDRAQKEKVIEELGQIFESSGVVVVAHYAGLTVAEMQDLRARMRSAGGAVRVAKNRLAKIALEGTPNQPISDLLNGMTVLAYSEDPVAAAKVVVDYAKDNEKLQILGGAMGGEGLDVTGVERVSKMPSREELLAQIASCIGAPASNIAGAIGAPASNIAGILSTIEEKAA
- the secE gene encoding preprotein translocase subunit SecE — its product is MAKTNPLQFIQQTRSEISKIVWPTRREVMLTTIMVFIMSALTATFFFLVDLAIRTGLTGFLNLFG
- the rplL gene encoding 50S ribosomal protein L7/L12; translated protein: MADLKKLAEEIVGLTLLEAQELKEILKEEYGIEPAAGGAVMVAGPAGDAGAAAAEEKTEFDVVLKDAGASKINVIKEVRGITGLGLKEAKELVEAGGKIKEGASKEEAEEIKGKLEAAGATVELA
- the rplK gene encoding 50S ribosomal protein L11; amino-acid sequence: MAKKLAGTMKLQVPAGQANPSPPVGPALGQRGINIMEFCKAFNAKTQDMEPGAPCPTVITYYSDKSFSMDIKTPPASFYLKKAAGLKPVGKRNRPKGAALPGRETIATVTVAQVREIAEAKMKDLNANDVEGAMQIILGSAKSMGIEVK
- the rplA gene encoding 50S ribosomal protein L1 → MAKLGKRTRAAREAFVGKENLSVEDALDLIKANATAKFDETVEIALNLGVDPRHADQMVRGVVTLPNGTGKTVRVAVFARGAKADEAQAAGADIVGAEDLMETIQGGTIEFDRCIATPDMMPIVGRLGKILGPRNLMPNPKVGTVTMDIKAAVEAAKGGEVQFKAEKAGVVHSGVGKASFSAEQLAQNIRAFVDAVQKAKPTGAKGTYMKKVSLSSTMGPGVSVSVDSATGN
- the nusG gene encoding transcription termination/antitermination protein NusG, whose translation is MAKRWYSVSVLSNFEKKVAEAIKTAVAEKGLEDQIEEVLVPTEEVIEVRRGKKVTTERRFMPGYVLVRMEMTDEGYHLINSINRVTGFLGSFGKPMPMRDSEVEAILGRVEEGAEAPRSTITFEVGEQVSVSEGAFEGFDGMVEEVDEANQRLKVSVSIFGRATPVELEFTQVNKRA